One Streptomyces sp. SAI-135 DNA segment encodes these proteins:
- a CDS encoding antibiotic biosynthesis monooxygenase produces MSIVKINVLTVPEEQRETLEKRFASRAGTVENSDGFEWFELLRPVEGTDTYLVYTRWRDEESFQKWMSGMAQAAHGGGGEGERGERPRPAASGATLWSFEVVQQAAPRQ; encoded by the coding sequence ATGAGCATCGTCAAGATCAACGTACTCACGGTCCCCGAGGAGCAGCGCGAGACGCTGGAGAAGCGGTTCGCCTCCCGGGCGGGGACCGTGGAGAACTCGGACGGGTTCGAGTGGTTCGAGCTGCTGCGGCCCGTCGAGGGCACCGACACCTACCTGGTGTACACCCGCTGGCGGGACGAGGAGTCGTTCCAGAAGTGGATGTCCGGGATGGCGCAGGCCGCGCACGGGGGAGGCGGCGAGGGGGAGCGCGGGGAGCGCCCCCGGCCCGCCGCCTCCGGGGCGACGCTGTGGAGCTTCGAGGTCGTGCAGCAGGCCGCGCCCCGGCAGTGA
- a CDS encoding carbohydrate-binding protein, with amino-acid sequence MHLRPVIASVGLIAGTLVALSGTTAQAATTRYEAETSPAICTGAVETEYAGYSGSGFCNGTNATGAYAQFTVSASAAQSATLSVRFANGTTTARPADIIVNGSTVSSASFESTGTWTGWTTKTLTVPLTAGSNTIRLNPTGGNGLPNVDYLDAETSGTTTPPSSSALYVSPSGTDSAAGTVTAPTTLASAISRISAGGTIYLRGGTYAYSSTVTIPAGNNGTSAARTTISAYPGETPVLNFAAQSESSANRGIQLNADYWKIYGLVVERAGDNGIYIGGSNNVVERTVTRFNRDTGLQLGRMTSSTPASQWPANNLILSAESHDNADSDGEDADGFAAKLTTGTGNVFRYAVSHNNIDDGWDLYTKTDTGAIGPVTVEYSLSYDNGTLSDGSQAGNGDRNGYKLGGDDIAVDHVVRHSIAHANGKHGFTWNSNPGTMAVSNNVSVDNTERNFNFDGGTSVFRSNTSCRFSSGTNDRVIGDADSSNQFWSGTNGSRCSSYSGALGWSFASNGSLVVTFGGRQVTL; translated from the coding sequence ATGCACCTGAGACCAGTCATCGCATCCGTCGGCCTCATCGCCGGCACGCTCGTCGCACTGTCCGGCACCACCGCCCAGGCCGCCACCACCCGCTACGAAGCGGAGACCAGCCCCGCCATCTGCACCGGAGCCGTCGAGACCGAGTACGCCGGCTACTCCGGCAGCGGCTTCTGCAACGGCACCAACGCCACCGGCGCCTACGCCCAGTTCACCGTGTCCGCCTCCGCGGCGCAGTCGGCGACCCTGAGCGTCCGGTTCGCCAACGGCACCACCACCGCCCGCCCCGCGGACATCATCGTGAACGGCTCGACGGTCTCGTCGGCCTCCTTCGAGTCCACCGGAACCTGGACCGGCTGGACCACCAAGACGCTCACCGTCCCGCTGACCGCGGGCAGCAACACGATCCGGCTGAACCCCACCGGCGGCAACGGGCTGCCCAACGTCGACTACCTGGACGCCGAGACGTCCGGCACCACGACCCCGCCGTCGAGCAGCGCCCTGTACGTGTCACCGAGCGGCACCGACAGCGCGGCCGGCACGGTCACCGCGCCCACCACGCTCGCCTCGGCGATCAGCCGCATCTCCGCCGGCGGCACGATCTACCTGCGCGGAGGGACGTACGCCTACTCCTCGACGGTGACCATCCCGGCCGGCAACAACGGCACCTCCGCCGCCCGCACCACGATCTCCGCCTACCCCGGCGAGACCCCGGTGCTCAACTTCGCCGCGCAGAGCGAGAGTTCCGCCAACCGGGGCATCCAGCTCAACGCCGACTACTGGAAGATCTACGGCCTGGTCGTCGAGCGGGCCGGGGACAACGGCATCTACATCGGCGGCAGCAACAACGTCGTCGAGCGCACGGTGACCCGCTTCAACCGGGACACCGGCCTCCAGCTGGGCCGGATGACCTCCTCCACCCCGGCGAGCCAGTGGCCGGCCAACAACCTGATCCTGAGCGCCGAGTCCCATGACAACGCCGACTCCGACGGTGAGGACGCCGACGGCTTCGCCGCGAAGCTCACCACCGGCACGGGGAACGTGTTCCGGTACGCCGTCTCGCACAACAACATCGACGACGGCTGGGACCTCTACACCAAGACCGACACCGGTGCCATCGGCCCGGTGACCGTCGAGTACTCGCTGTCGTACGACAACGGCACCCTCAGCGACGGCTCCCAGGCCGGCAACGGCGACCGCAACGGCTACAAGCTCGGCGGCGACGACATCGCGGTCGACCACGTGGTGCGCCACAGCATCGCCCACGCCAACGGCAAGCACGGTTTCACGTGGAACAGCAACCCGGGCACCATGGCGGTGTCGAACAACGTGTCCGTCGACAACACCGAGCGCAACTTCAACTTCGACGGCGGGACCTCGGTGTTCCGCTCCAACACCTCCTGCCGCTTCAGCAGCGGGACGAACGACCGGGTCATCGGCGACGCCGACAGCTCGAACCAGTTCTGGTCCGGCACCAACGGGTCGCGCTGCTCCTCGTACTCCGGCGCGCTGGGCTGGTCCTTCGCCTCGAACGGCAGCCTGGTGGTCACCTTCGGCGGCCGGCAGGTCACGCTGTAG
- a CDS encoding phosphoribosylanthranilate isomerase, protein MTLFVKICGLRTEQDVETAVEAGADAIGFVFSDSPRRIEPALAARLAARVPESVLTVGVFRREPLEYVRAVAAESGIGAVQLHGPDDRDYYASLATGDWTLIRAAAFGDSVPRCGEFGEDLLLLDAPVPGSGIAWDWSRKQVAGAGEKWLLAGGLTPENVREAVTVTRPWGVDVSSGVESSRGVKDPALITAFVAAARAGTALG, encoded by the coding sequence ATGACGCTCTTCGTGAAGATCTGCGGCCTGAGGACCGAGCAGGACGTCGAGACGGCCGTCGAGGCCGGTGCCGATGCCATCGGGTTCGTCTTCTCCGACAGCCCGCGCCGCATCGAGCCCGCCCTGGCCGCACGGCTGGCCGCGAGGGTCCCCGAGAGCGTCCTGACGGTGGGGGTGTTCCGCCGCGAGCCCCTGGAGTACGTACGCGCCGTGGCCGCCGAGTCCGGCATCGGGGCCGTCCAGCTGCACGGCCCCGACGACCGTGACTACTACGCCTCCCTCGCGACGGGCGACTGGACCCTGATCCGCGCCGCCGCCTTCGGTGACTCGGTGCCGCGCTGCGGGGAGTTCGGCGAGGACCTGCTCCTCCTGGACGCCCCGGTGCCGGGCTCCGGCATCGCCTGGGACTGGTCGAGGAAGCAGGTCGCGGGCGCGGGCGAGAAGTGGCTGCTCGCCGGGGGTCTGACGCCGGAGAACGTACGGGAGGCCGTGACCGTCACCCGCCCCTGGGGCGTGGACGTCTCCAGCGGCGTGGAGTCGAGCCGGGGCGTCAAGGACCCGGCCCTGATCACGGCCTTCGTGGCGGCGGCGCGGGCGGGGACCGCTCTGGGGTGA
- a CDS encoding transglycosylase SLT domain-containing protein, translated as MSVLALALIAPLASAALTDPADPTPAPTADHVTDTSRLPSGWQKSGDRIVTYDGDGTGLHVLVADAADAYKWHTAATLSEPGIDTDQWIGQTCVTGSGDRAVVVYAPRQAVNDQQGFQQGAFAAVVDLADGRVTKLPELVSLAYFNPGCGAGEQAVLTRPQGDGTQLLTVDARKAELVRQQTVAGQLTSAVPFGNEIAAALGDSVVAVDAKGTTSTLARTGGTPFRLVPDAHNGLAYQVPAGKKVQVRRVTSTGSDQFLGSGALGALAVHGNGGRVFVTGTDAEDTVRTLPKSWRSLDVPASAEVSTTGVLALTSVGNGTEAAGGRKAAADIVPSVGIGAVLPGSDSSVEFTVQPRISARSQGAEQSPALSDGVHTDSVTPGDDDPSTSTTDPDRACAVTRNDPTLQSLQPSTAQAEWATDLAVQGKLDVRRRSGWNGSELPSYTPQGLFPSTPLKGGGRVPAQIMLGVLSQESNLLQASSRAAAGESGNFIQGGYYGNAGSVHTVNWAAADCGYGIAQVTSGMAKADTAYTAEQQQALTVDYAANIAAGLQILQDKWNQLHDKGLLVNGGDPKYLENWWLALWAYNSGFNLPSSTDATAPWGLGWFNNPANGLYPADRRMFLSSGYDDARNPNLWTYPERVLGWAAYSQQKTDPATGATVRAFTVGDWPAGAPAAEPAHDTFCKPAVNDCDITKPRKVAGSSQPEGPCQRDDFKCWWHQPVNWTDCAATCGTEVLRYQAGDPEPKVAAPHPAACSSALPANALIVDDVPNTVKFRVGSANPCAGKRNWTSRGTLTFTFGSAQQNGATVYPSKIDFHQLGAGFGGHFWLTHTRVPSYTDSVVTGTWTPDREVIGSAEVMVHLPDHEANTPSATYRIDLGDGTVVEKTISQDTGGRNAWVSLGSYAFKGTPSVSLSSATADGTGDASIAWDALAFVPVKG; from the coding sequence ATGTCCGTGCTCGCGCTGGCCCTCATCGCCCCGCTGGCCTCGGCGGCCCTGACCGACCCCGCCGACCCCACGCCCGCCCCGACGGCGGACCACGTCACCGACACCTCCCGACTCCCCTCCGGCTGGCAGAAGTCCGGCGACCGGATCGTCACCTACGACGGCGACGGCACCGGACTGCACGTCCTGGTCGCCGACGCGGCCGACGCCTACAAGTGGCACACCGCGGCGACCCTGTCCGAGCCCGGCATCGACACCGACCAGTGGATCGGCCAGACCTGTGTGACCGGGTCCGGCGACCGCGCCGTCGTGGTCTACGCGCCCCGGCAGGCCGTCAACGACCAACAGGGCTTCCAGCAGGGCGCGTTCGCGGCCGTGGTCGACCTGGCGGACGGCCGGGTGACCAAGCTGCCGGAGCTGGTCTCCCTCGCTTACTTCAACCCGGGCTGCGGCGCCGGCGAACAGGCCGTGCTGACCCGTCCGCAGGGCGACGGCACCCAACTGCTCACCGTCGACGCCCGCAAGGCAGAGCTGGTCCGGCAGCAGACGGTCGCCGGACAGCTCACCTCCGCCGTGCCCTTCGGGAACGAGATCGCGGCCGCCCTGGGCGACTCCGTGGTCGCGGTGGACGCCAAGGGCACGACCAGCACCCTGGCCAGGACCGGCGGCACGCCGTTCCGGCTGGTGCCGGACGCGCACAACGGGCTCGCCTACCAGGTTCCCGCGGGGAAGAAGGTGCAGGTCCGCCGGGTCACCTCGACGGGCTCCGACCAGTTCCTCGGCTCCGGCGCGCTCGGCGCCCTCGCCGTGCACGGCAACGGCGGCCGGGTCTTCGTGACCGGCACGGACGCCGAGGACACCGTACGGACCCTGCCGAAGAGCTGGCGGTCTCTCGACGTGCCGGCCTCCGCCGAGGTCTCCACCACCGGTGTGCTCGCGCTGACCTCCGTCGGCAACGGCACCGAGGCCGCGGGCGGTCGCAAGGCGGCCGCGGACATCGTCCCGTCCGTCGGGATCGGCGCGGTGCTGCCCGGCAGCGACAGCAGCGTCGAGTTCACGGTGCAGCCGAGGATCTCCGCGAGGTCGCAGGGAGCCGAACAGTCCCCGGCGCTGTCCGACGGCGTTCACACCGACAGCGTCACCCCGGGCGACGACGACCCGTCGACCTCCACCACCGACCCCGACCGCGCCTGCGCCGTCACCCGCAACGACCCGACCCTCCAGTCGCTCCAGCCCTCGACCGCGCAGGCCGAGTGGGCGACGGACCTCGCCGTGCAGGGCAAGCTCGACGTGCGCCGGCGCAGCGGCTGGAACGGCAGCGAACTCCCGTCATACACCCCGCAGGGCCTGTTCCCGTCCACCCCGCTCAAGGGCGGCGGCCGGGTGCCCGCGCAGATCATGCTCGGGGTGCTCTCCCAGGAGTCCAACCTGCTCCAGGCGAGCTCCCGCGCGGCAGCGGGCGAGAGCGGCAACTTCATCCAGGGCGGCTACTACGGCAACGCCGGCAGCGTGCACACCGTCAACTGGGCCGCCGCCGACTGCGGTTACGGCATCGCTCAGGTGACCAGCGGCATGGCGAAGGCCGACACCGCCTACACCGCCGAGCAGCAGCAGGCGCTCACCGTGGACTACGCCGCCAACATCGCCGCGGGGCTCCAGATCCTCCAGGACAAGTGGAACCAGCTCCACGACAAGGGTCTGCTCGTCAACGGCGGTGACCCGAAGTACCTGGAGAACTGGTGGCTCGCGCTGTGGGCCTACAACAGCGGCTTCAACCTGCCCAGTTCGACCGACGCCACCGCCCCCTGGGGTCTGGGCTGGTTCAACAACCCGGCCAACGGCCTCTACCCGGCCGACCGCAGGATGTTCCTGTCCTCCGGCTACGACGACGCCCGCAACCCCAATCTGTGGACGTACCCGGAGCGGGTGCTGGGCTGGGCGGCCTACTCCCAGCAGAAGACCGACCCGGCGACCGGGGCGACCGTCCGGGCGTTCACCGTCGGCGACTGGCCCGCGGGCGCGCCGGCCGCGGAGCCCGCGCACGACACGTTCTGCAAGCCCGCGGTCAACGACTGCGACATCACCAAGCCCCGCAAGGTCGCCGGCTCCAGCCAGCCCGAAGGGCCGTGCCAGCGGGACGACTTCAAGTGCTGGTGGCACCAGCCGGTGAACTGGACCGACTGCGCGGCGACCTGCGGCACGGAGGTGCTGAGGTACCAGGCCGGTGACCCCGAGCCGAAGGTCGCGGCCCCGCACCCGGCCGCCTGTTCATCCGCCCTCCCGGCGAACGCCCTGATCGTGGACGACGTGCCGAACACGGTGAAGTTCCGGGTGGGGTCCGCCAACCCCTGTGCGGGCAAGCGGAACTGGACCAGCCGGGGCACACTGACGTTCACCTTCGGGTCGGCACAGCAGAACGGCGCGACCGTCTACCCCTCGAAGATCGACTTCCACCAGCTCGGCGCCGGCTTCGGCGGGCACTTCTGGCTGACCCACACCCGCGTGCCGAGCTACACCGACTCGGTGGTCACGGGCACGTGGACGCCGGACCGCGAGGTGATCGGGTCGGCGGAGGTGATGGTGCACCTGCCCGACCACGAGGCCAACACCCCGTCGGCCACGTACCGCATCGACCTCGGTGACGGCACGGTCGTGGAGAAGACGATCTCCCAGGACACCGGGGGCAGGAACGCCTGGGTGTCGCTGGGCTCGTACGCGTTCAAGGGCACGCCGAGTGTGTCGCTGAGCTCGGCCACGGCTGACGGGACGGGGGATGCGTCGATTGCTTGGGATGCGTTGGCTTTCGTTCCCGTGAAGGGGTAA
- a CDS encoding alpha/beta hydrolase, with product MKFRRLRLTGAAVGALAVAWTASPVPAAAQDTTVPTPTVPTLTWSDCQGGFECANAQVPLDYRDPQGRTITLAVIRKPAADPSHRKGTLFLQPGGPGNSGVDFVRNNHADLPAELRDDFDVFGYDVRGVGRSSQVVCWDDPTYSGAVTAAKGVPGPDAYEPAVRQAADFDQACQDNAGDLLPYVGTQYVARDIDLLRQALGEQQLTYYGRSFGSYIGTVYAAMFPQRVRALALDGAYDPEKYTNRPYSYDRPQYLALDGAMGRFLDWCQANQSTCGFGDGDPRGAFEKLKADLDANPVPTANGGRANGYTLVYRLMFNINEGKVIWPSFGEALRKAQLRDNTSFLLRPPSPASFDFLNPNVVVECVDKKYPSDPALLKRQVTTNARLAPLLGPAMAYGPPTYDHQHATACVQWKGEHTSRYGGSFHAKGSAPILVIGNTGDPDTPYQDAVALSRQLDNGRLLTFRAEGHTAFNRSACATDAITDYLVDLKVPARGTTCADETQPPTSEPTVAPPGTTLTELRNGVSERVDHIGSLR from the coding sequence GTGAAGTTCAGACGACTCAGACTCACCGGAGCCGCGGTCGGCGCGCTCGCCGTGGCCTGGACCGCGTCCCCGGTCCCGGCGGCCGCGCAGGACACGACCGTGCCGACCCCGACCGTGCCGACCCTGACCTGGTCGGACTGCCAGGGCGGCTTCGAGTGCGCGAACGCCCAGGTGCCCCTGGACTACCGGGATCCGCAGGGCAGGACCATCACCCTGGCCGTCATACGCAAACCGGCGGCCGACCCCTCCCACCGCAAGGGCACGCTGTTCCTGCAGCCCGGCGGCCCCGGCAACTCCGGCGTGGACTTCGTCCGCAACAACCACGCGGACCTGCCGGCCGAACTCCGCGACGACTTCGACGTGTTCGGCTACGACGTGCGGGGCGTCGGCCGCAGCTCCCAGGTCGTGTGCTGGGACGACCCCACCTACAGCGGGGCCGTCACCGCCGCCAAGGGCGTGCCCGGCCCGGACGCCTACGAACCGGCCGTCCGGCAGGCCGCCGACTTCGACCAGGCCTGCCAGGACAACGCGGGCGACCTGCTGCCGTACGTCGGCACCCAGTACGTGGCCCGGGACATCGACCTGCTGCGCCAGGCGCTCGGCGAGCAGCAACTGACCTACTACGGGCGCTCGTTCGGCTCCTACATCGGTACGGTCTACGCCGCGATGTTCCCGCAGCGGGTCCGCGCCCTCGCGCTCGACGGGGCGTACGACCCGGAGAAGTACACGAACCGGCCCTACTCCTACGACCGGCCGCAGTACCTCGCCCTGGACGGGGCGATGGGCCGCTTCCTGGACTGGTGCCAGGCGAACCAGTCGACCTGCGGCTTCGGCGACGGCGACCCGCGGGGCGCGTTCGAGAAGCTGAAGGCCGACCTGGACGCCAACCCGGTACCGACGGCGAACGGCGGCCGGGCGAACGGTTACACCCTCGTCTACCGGCTGATGTTCAACATCAACGAGGGCAAGGTCATATGGCCCTCGTTCGGGGAGGCACTGCGCAAGGCGCAGCTGCGCGACAACACCTCGTTCCTGCTGCGGCCGCCGTCCCCGGCCAGCTTCGACTTCCTCAACCCGAACGTCGTGGTCGAGTGCGTCGACAAGAAGTACCCGTCCGACCCGGCCCTGCTGAAGCGCCAGGTCACCACCAACGCCCGGCTCGCCCCGCTGCTGGGCCCGGCCATGGCGTACGGCCCGCCCACCTACGACCACCAGCACGCCACGGCGTGCGTGCAGTGGAAGGGCGAGCACACCAGCCGCTACGGCGGCAGCTTCCACGCCAAGGGCTCCGCGCCGATCCTCGTCATCGGCAACACCGGTGACCCGGACACCCCGTACCAGGACGCGGTGGCCCTGTCCCGTCAGCTCGACAACGGCCGTCTGCTCACCTTCAGGGCGGAGGGGCACACCGCCTTCAACCGCAGTGCGTGCGCGACGGACGCGATCACGGACTACCTGGTGGACCTGAAGGTCCCGGCCCGCGGCACGACCTGCGCGGACGAGACCCAACCGCCCACATCCGAGCCCACGGTGGCGCCGCCCGGCACCACGCTCACGGAACTGCGCAACGGCGTGAGCGAGCGCGTCGACCACATCGGCTCGCTGCGGTAA
- a CDS encoding MMPL family transporter — translation MATFLYRVGRLAFRRRWYVALVWAAVLAAVGLGALKAPGAADEGFSMPGIESQKAFDLMEERFPGATADGATARVVFVAPKGEKVTAAGNRKAVEDTVADLADGSQVASAVNPFQAKAVSADGTTAYATVTYDVASNDLTDASRHHLEQALDRARDSGLTVDAGGTAMDDGGGAGGAAEIIGVAIAAVVLLVTFGSLAAAGLPLLTAIIGVGVSMATILALSDALGLSTTTGTLAMMLGLAVGIDYALFVVSRYREERANGRTPQEATSLAVGTAGSAVVFAGLTVVIALAGLSVVGIPMLTKMGLAAAGAVVVAVFVALTLVPAFLGFWPNAVLRRKARRSGRVEEETKDNGGTRWARFVLRRPLPVLILGVVGLGALALPMTSLQLGMPGDEAKPTSTTERRAYDALAEGFGPGFNGPLTVVVDAKGDDDAKGAASTIAREIGATEGVVSVSPARFNASGDTAVFSVVPSTAPTDERTKDLVTTIRGERPGVESATGATFEVTGTTALNIDISEKVQSALVPYLVVVVGLAVVLLLVVFRSLLVPLKAALGFLLSVLASLGAVVVVFQQGHGASLLGVETTGPIMSLMPIFLVGIVFGLAMDYEVFLVSRMRESYVHGETPAQAVTSGFRHSARVVVAAALIMIAVFAGFIGESDSMIKMIGFGLATAVLLDAFVVRMALVPAVLALLGDRAWWLPKWLDRTLPHVDVEGEALTRPPTTPEPTPTTQETAHV, via the coding sequence GTGGCTACTTTCCTTTACCGCGTGGGCCGCCTGGCCTTCCGGCGACGCTGGTACGTCGCCCTGGTCTGGGCGGCCGTCCTGGCCGCCGTCGGACTGGGCGCCCTGAAGGCGCCCGGCGCGGCCGACGAGGGGTTCTCGATGCCGGGCATCGAGTCCCAGAAGGCGTTCGACCTCATGGAGGAGCGCTTCCCCGGCGCCACGGCCGACGGCGCCACCGCGCGGGTCGTGTTCGTCGCGCCGAAGGGCGAGAAGGTCACCGCGGCCGGCAACAGGAAGGCCGTCGAGGACACCGTCGCCGACCTGGCCGACGGCTCACAGGTGGCGTCCGCCGTGAACCCGTTCCAGGCGAAGGCGGTGAGCGCGGACGGCACCACGGCGTACGCCACCGTCACCTACGACGTCGCCTCCAACGACCTGACCGACGCGAGCAGACACCACCTGGAGCAGGCCCTCGACCGGGCCCGGGACAGCGGACTGACCGTCGACGCCGGCGGCACCGCCATGGACGACGGCGGTGGCGCGGGCGGCGCGGCCGAGATCATCGGTGTCGCCATCGCCGCGGTCGTCCTGCTCGTCACCTTCGGCTCCCTGGCCGCCGCCGGACTCCCGCTGCTGACCGCGATCATCGGAGTCGGCGTCAGCATGGCCACGATCCTCGCCCTGTCCGACGCGCTCGGACTGTCCACCACGACCGGCACCCTGGCGATGATGCTGGGCCTCGCCGTCGGCATCGACTACGCCCTGTTCGTCGTCTCCCGCTACCGAGAGGAACGCGCCAACGGCCGGACGCCCCAGGAGGCGACGTCCCTCGCCGTCGGCACGGCAGGCTCCGCGGTCGTCTTCGCCGGTCTGACCGTCGTCATCGCCCTCGCCGGGCTCTCGGTGGTCGGCATCCCGATGCTCACCAAGATGGGCCTGGCCGCGGCCGGGGCGGTCGTCGTGGCCGTGTTCGTCGCGCTGACCCTGGTCCCCGCTTTCCTCGGGTTCTGGCCCAACGCGGTCCTCAGGCGCAAGGCCCGCAGGAGCGGCCGCGTCGAGGAGGAGACCAAGGACAACGGCGGCACCCGCTGGGCCCGGTTCGTCCTGCGCCGCCCGCTGCCCGTGCTGATCCTCGGCGTGGTCGGCCTCGGCGCGCTCGCGCTGCCGATGACCTCCCTCCAGCTGGGCATGCCCGGCGACGAGGCCAAGCCGACCTCCACCACCGAACGCCGGGCCTACGACGCGCTCGCCGAGGGCTTCGGGCCGGGCTTCAACGGCCCGCTGACCGTCGTCGTGGACGCGAAGGGCGACGACGACGCCAAGGGTGCGGCCTCGACGATAGCCCGCGAGATTGGCGCGACCGAGGGGGTCGTGTCCGTCTCCCCGGCCCGCTTCAACGCGAGCGGGGACACCGCCGTCTTCTCGGTCGTGCCGTCCACCGCGCCGACCGACGAGAGGACCAAGGACCTGGTCACCACGATCCGCGGCGAGCGCCCCGGCGTCGAGTCCGCGACCGGCGCCACCTTCGAGGTCACCGGCACCACCGCGCTGAACATCGACATCTCCGAGAAGGTGCAGTCCGCGCTGGTGCCGTACCTGGTCGTCGTGGTGGGCCTCGCGGTCGTGCTGCTGCTGGTGGTCTTCCGGTCCCTGCTCGTCCCGCTGAAGGCGGCCCTCGGCTTCCTGCTCTCCGTCCTGGCCTCCCTCGGCGCGGTCGTCGTGGTCTTCCAGCAGGGGCACGGCGCCTCGCTGCTGGGCGTGGAGACCACCGGCCCGATCATGAGCCTGATGCCGATCTTCCTGGTCGGCATCGTCTTCGGCCTCGCCATGGACTACGAGGTCTTCCTGGTCTCCCGGATGCGCGAGTCCTACGTCCACGGGGAGACGCCCGCCCAGGCGGTGACCTCCGGCTTCCGGCACAGCGCCCGGGTGGTCGTGGCCGCCGCGCTGATCATGATCGCGGTGTTCGCCGGGTTCATCGGCGAGAGCGACTCCATGATCAAGATGATCGGGTTCGGCCTGGCCACGGCCGTCCTGCTCGACGCGTTCGTGGTCCGCATGGCCCTCGTACCGGCCGTGCTGGCCCTGCTCGGCGACAGGGCCTGGTGGCTGCCGAAGTGGCTGGACCGGACCCTGCCCCACGTGGACGTCGAGGGCGAGGCCCTCACGAGGCCCCCCACCACCCCCGAGCCCACACCCACCACCCAGGAAACGGCTCACGTCTGA
- a CDS encoding sensor histidine kinase produces the protein MTSSPERRYTHRLEEFSARHPFLVDLSLVLALMGSASLGASLTLPGAAPPDDDRLAVVLMGVSCLALLLHRTHPRLTVVVNALCATIVIAQGYLLTPLLLGPVMASLYWLATLTDRTTLRTYGLPTMLVLTLAAAFSDSMDHVSLLLRTIGPVFWLLFPLAAGTMTRLRRAYLQATQARADHAERTREEEARLRVTEERMRIARELHDVVAHHLALANAQAGTAEHLALANPRQTQQILHDLTGTTSSALRELKATLGLLRQTDDEGAPLEPAPGLARLPELVSSCASAGITVTVTTEGEPQPLSPGVDLTAFRIVQEALTNVTKHAATQTAHVRFVYDGSRLLITVTDEGPPTAAPGPVVPPKGFGVMGMRERAHSIGGELRAGPRPEGGFEVRTALPLQPSVSSGEETA, from the coding sequence ATGACCAGCAGCCCGGAGCGGCGCTACACGCACCGCCTGGAGGAGTTCTCGGCGCGCCATCCCTTCCTCGTCGACCTCTCACTGGTCCTCGCGTTGATGGGGTCCGCGTCCCTCGGCGCCTCGCTCACCCTCCCCGGGGCCGCGCCGCCGGACGACGACAGGCTGGCCGTGGTCCTCATGGGCGTGTCCTGCCTCGCCCTGCTCCTGCACCGCACCCACCCCCGCCTGACCGTCGTCGTCAACGCCCTCTGCGCCACGATCGTGATCGCCCAGGGGTACCTCCTCACCCCCCTGCTGCTGGGCCCCGTCATGGCCTCGCTGTACTGGCTGGCCACCCTCACCGACCGGACCACCCTCCGCACCTACGGCCTGCCGACCATGCTGGTGCTGACCCTCGCGGCGGCCTTCTCCGACTCCATGGACCACGTGTCGCTGCTCCTGAGGACCATCGGCCCGGTCTTCTGGCTGCTGTTCCCGCTCGCCGCCGGCACCATGACCCGGCTGCGGCGGGCCTACCTCCAGGCCACCCAGGCCCGCGCCGACCACGCCGAGCGCACCCGGGAGGAGGAGGCGCGCCTCAGGGTCACCGAGGAACGCATGCGGATCGCGCGGGAGCTGCACGACGTCGTCGCCCACCACCTGGCCCTCGCCAACGCCCAGGCCGGCACCGCCGAACACCTCGCGCTCGCCAACCCCCGGCAGACCCAGCAGATCCTGCACGACCTCACCGGCACCACGTCCTCCGCACTGCGCGAACTGAAGGCCACCCTGGGCCTGCTGCGGCAGACCGACGACGAGGGCGCCCCGCTGGAACCGGCCCCGGGCCTGGCCCGGCTGCCCGAACTGGTCTCCTCGTGCGCCTCCGCCGGGATCACCGTCACCGTCACCACGGAGGGCGAGCCGCAGCCCCTGTCCCCGGGCGTGGACCTGACCGCGTTCCGGATCGTGCAGGAGGCGCTCACCAACGTCACCAAGCACGCGGCCACCCAGACCGCGCACGTCCGCTTCGTCTACGACGGCTCCCGTCTCCTCATCACCGTCACCGACGAGGGCCCGCCCACCGCGGCCCCCGGACCGGTCGTGCCCCCGAAGGGCTTCGGCGTCATGGGCATGCGCGAACGCGCCCACTCCATCGGGGGTGAACTGCGGGCGGGACCGCGCCCGGAGGGCGGCTTCGAGGTGCGCACGGCCCTGCCGCTGCAACCGTCGGTGAGCAGCGGGGAGGAGACGGCCTGA